A portion of the Thunnus albacares chromosome 23, fThuAlb1.1, whole genome shotgun sequence genome contains these proteins:
- the LOC122974895 gene encoding uncharacterized protein LOC122974895: MEPPSKWSYVETQALIAVWSEEKIQRDLQESLRNEKVFREVSGRLAAMGMYHSAKQCREKIKKLKQDYRKIKRNRSEATGKIFKWYDALDAIMNKRAAIADNTEQQSATMILEFLVTDVGTDLPTTIDLPGSCTLIPCPAAPIPTPFLTEHPVDTSSSSVQSEDADAPSSSTPVTPNTVQTSVKDNTTLCRWSKREVQALLTLWANPAIQKELLLNMRNENVYTRLSEKLASLGYNKAPKKCREKIKKLKQEYKRIMNANHRSRSNSIRTSVWFAIMDDVLSSQAAAAAGAACSPTTEPSLPTLSHSSLDVNTEDETQWLPDEVQVLMTLWAQANIQKQLLTPATNKKVFTYLSNELTLVGFNKTADQCRLKVDSLKQEYKKIKEVEPYKDVKSDWFAILDGVLSPDGEASTEMDSFAVLTQFKSPEDVYIDNTLRAVWTSDEVKILLTRWAEENVQEQLRSTQRNERVFAQLSSELATQGFDKTTSQCKSKIRLLKKKYKIAKEQKDSKKQKSRWFVIMDKVLGGHKPDPETKQAAEDTDSGVAPLQTSQRDISETADDLGGRVSLSSLCLLVPTLRLMCAFAWQVVQCCNVAHYGKVEELVRMMTELAPELLTPREKVQVLLRLRARRVLELCCSESTANLMNIQPHMEVIQNLKIGSNCGQEELEELENSKTNFVEVVHSLLEDPEERTVFFKEVFPIHYGQQYEATLHSLVWKFISRLDHLLPVPDIKQTAEWLSTDPSVMEECGQLVLEPDQLKALLHVHHQQSGNTNKCGSDTQNMFLPRLSVSHKANPKQLFQERISSNSSECMRSGSQQEIFAGDEDEGPFYCSEEEEPIEENSTDHKPAVEDCGNGSEDLKLKDEQSDDLTTVNCCEPHSCTPLRLQTCSLCPYSDRQMSGLLQHIRKVHMIQEPHQPRSKDPRIDSVPQQVNREKCTPEMKSTTNTCDFCGKVFKDLSTRNSHRKTHTLPFHCDICEKKYSSKWSLNVHRLTHTGETPYLCSHCGRGFRSSYSLGMHVRIHTGDRRYKCHICGKTSIQHLARHMRMHKGEKNYLCTECGKAFLSSGELRLHMRFHTGERPYTCKHCARGFIAKCLLTVHMRQHTGESPYRCSLCPKSFHTLRAQKRHVKIHSNKKSFQCLKCGKIFRQEDTFKMHVQTHK; the protein is encoded by the exons aTGGAGCCACCATCAAAGTGGTCTTATGTAGAAACTCAGGCACTCATTGCGGTGTGGTCAGAGGAGAAAATCCAGCGTGACCTGCAGGAATCACTGAGAAATGAGAAGGTGTTCAGGGAAGTGTCAGGTCGACTGGCTGCAATGGGGATGTATCACTCTGCGAAACAGTGCAGAGAGAAGAtaaagaagctgaaacaagattataggaaaataaaaagaaacagaagtgaGGCAACTGGGAAGATCTTCAAGTGGTATGATGCTTTGGATGCTATCATGAATAAAAGAGCAGCTATTGCAGACAACACAGAGCAACAGTCAGCCACCATGATACTCGAATTCCTGGTAACAGACGTGGGAACAG ATTTACCCACTACAATAGACCTTCCTGGTAGCTGCACCCTCATACCCTGCCCTGCAGCACCCATCCCAACACCCTTCCTCACAGAGCACCCAGTAGATACAAGTTCCTCCTCCGTTCAATCAGAAGATGCTGACGCTCCCTCTTCAAGCACCCCAGTGACCCCCAATACAGTGCAAACCTCAGTCAAAG ATAACACAACCTTGTGCCGTTGGTCAAAAAGAGAAGTCCAAGCATTGTTGACACTTTGGGCAAATCCTGCCATCCAAAAAGAACTCCTCCTCAACATGAGGAATGAAAATGTTTACACCCGCCTCAGTGAAAAACTAGCTTCGCTTGGATACAACAAAGCGCCAAAGAAATGCAGGGAGAAAATCAAAAAACTGAAGCAGGAGTACAAGAGGATCATGAACGCTAATCACAGGAGTCGAAGCAACAGCATCCGTACAAGTGTGTGGTTTGCCATCATGGATGATGTGCTCAGTTCCcaggctgctgcagcagcaggagcagcatgTTCACCAACAACAGAGCCCTCACTGCCCACTCTGTCGCACTCCAGCTTGGATGTGAACACTGAGG ATGAAACCCAGTGGTTGCCTGATGAAGTCCAAGTGCTGATGACTCTCTGGGCACAAGCAAACATTCAGAAACAGCTTCTCACCccagcaacaaacaaaaaagtcttCACTTACCTCAGCAATGAGCTCACTTTGGTGGGTTTTAACAAGACAGCAGATCAGTGCAGGCTTAAAGTGGATAGCCTCAAACAGGagtacaaaaaaatcaaagaagtGGAACCATACAAGGATGTTAAAAGTGACTGGTTTGCTATTTTGGACGGTGTCCTTAGCCCTGATGGAGAGGCATCTACAGAGATGGATTCATTTGCAGTGCTGACACAATTTAAATCTCCAGAAGATGTGTATATAGATA ATACATTGCGGGCTGTTTGGACATCAGATGAAGTCAAAATACTGCTCACCCGATGGGCAGAGGAGAATGTCCAGGAGCAGCTTCGATCGACTCAAAGAAACGAGAGAGTGTTCGCTCAGCTGAGCTCAGAGCTCGCCACTCAGGGTTTCGATAAGACCACCAGCCAATGCAAGTCAAAGATAAGGCTGCTgaagaaaaagtataaaatcgCGAAGGAACAGAAAGACTCTAAGAAGCAAAAAAGCAGATGGTTTGTTATAATGGATAAAGTCCTTGGTGGTCACAAGCCAGATCCTGAGACCAAGCAAGCAGCTGAAGACACTGATTCAGGCGTTGCACCTCTGCAGACATCGCAGCGTGACATCTCTGAAACAGCGGATGATTTAG GCGGTCGCGTGTCCTTGTCGTCATTGTGTCTCCTGGTTCCAACCTTGCGTCTGATGTGTGCCTTTGCGTGGCAAGTGGTCCAGTGTTGTAATGTGGCACATTATGGAAAGGTGGAGGAGCTGGTCAGAATGATGACTGAGCTGGCTCCAGAGTTGCTGACTCCCAGAGAGAAAGTACAAGTCCTGCTCAGGCTAAGGGCAAGG cgtgTGCTGGAGCTGTGTTGCAGTGAGAGCACAGCTAACCTGATGAATATCCAGCCCCACATGGAGGTCATTCAAAACCTCAAAATAGGCTCCAACTGTGGTCAGGAG GAATTGGAGGAGTTGGAAAATTCAAAGACAAACTTTGTGGAGGTTGTTCATTCCTTGCTCGAGGACCCTGAGGAGAGAACTGTGTTTTTCAAG GAGGTCTTCCCCATCCACTACGGCCAACAATATGAAGCCACATTGCATTCATTAGTGTGGAAATTCATCTCCAGATTGGATCATCTATTGCCTGTACCGGATATTAAACAG ACTGCAGAGTGGCTCAGTACTGACCCGTCTGTCATGGAAGAATGTGGACAACTGGTTTTGGAACCTGATCAGCTGAAGGCCCTGCTGCACGTCCATCATCAACAgtcaggaaacacaaacaaat gCGGCTCTGACACTCAGAATATGTTTTTGCCAAGGCTGTCTGTTTCTCACAAAGCAAACCCAAAACAACTCTTTCAGGAGCGAATCAGCTCAAACTCAAGTGAATGCATGAGATCTGGCTCTCAACAGGAAATTTTTGCAGGTGACGAAGATGAAGGACCTTTTTATTgtagtgaggaggaggagcccATTGAAGAAAACAGTACTGATCACAAACCAGCTGTGGAGGACTGCGGCAATGGAAGTGAAGACCTAAAGTTGAAAGATGAACAAAGTGATGACCTAACAACTGTAAACTGCTGCG agccacacagtTGTACACCTTTAAGACTGCAGACCTGCTCTTTGTGTCCCTACTCTGACAGACAGATGTCAGGTCTTCTGCAGCACATCAGAAAGGTGCATATGATCCAGGAACCCCACCAACCTCGCTCTAAAGATCCCAGGATAGACAGCGTCCCTCAACAAGTCAACAGAGAAAAGTGCACTCCAGAGATGAAGAGCACAACAAACACTTGCGACTTTTGCGGGAAAGTCTTTAAAGATCTTTCAACCCGGAACagccacagaaaaacacacactctgcctttCCACTGTGACATTTGCGAGAAGAAGTACTCCTCCAAGTGGTCCCTGAACGTGCACCGTCTGACTCACACGGGCGAGACGCCATATTTGTGTTCGCACTGTGGCAGGGGATTCAGGTCTTCATACAGCCTTGGGATGCACGTTCGCATTCACACAGGAGACCGGCGctacaaatgtcacatttgcGGGAAGACTTCGATCCAGCACCTGGCGAGACACATGCGGATGCACAAAGGGGAAAAGAACTATCTGTGTACAGAGTGCGGAAAGGCTTTTCTCTCCTCTGGGGAGTTAAGGCTACACATGAGGTTTCACACAGGAGAGCGGCCttacacatgcaaacactgcGCGAGAGGTTTCATTGCAAAGTGCCTGCTAACAGTTCATATGCGCCAACATACAGGAGAGAGTCCTTACAGGTGTTCGTTGTGTCCGAAATCCTTTCACACTTTGAGAGCGCAGAAAAGGCACGTGAAGATACACTCTAACAAAAAGTCTTTCCAGTGTTTGAAGTGCGGTAAAATATTCCGTCAAGAAGACACTTTTAAAATGCatgttcaaacacacaaatga